A region of the Pseudomonas anguilliseptica genome:
TGATGTCCGGATAGCGCGCTTCTGTCTCGGCCAGGTATCGGTCGAGGTCAGCAGGCAGCTGGATCGGCGTGAGTTGCGTATCGACTGTCGGTACGGGGCCGAGGCTGAATGCTACGGCTAACAACGCCAGAGTCAGTGCGCAGAAGGGCAGGGCTTTTCTCATCGTGCGGTTCTTGTATGGGTTTTTGTCGGCAGGATGGCTGCTGGCATTCTGCTACAGCGCTTTGATTGCGCCTATCGCCCATTTGTGGGCTTGGTAAAACCATGTAAAACACCGGCCACATGCAGCGCGGCGCGCTGGTCCATACTCGGGCCACCGCCGTCTCTGGATATCTGTCTGCATGCCAAGCAAATTGCGCACTCTGTTGTACTTCTTTCTGGCTGTGCTGCTGGCGAGTGTGATGGGCACTGTGCTGCAGACCCAGTTCAATCTGGCCAACCTGCAGGCTCTTGGCGCGCCCATGCCGCTTGGCGTCCGGGTGCAGACTACCTGCCTCGACCTGCTGGGCTTTAGCCCGACCTTCGCGGTGCTGGTGATCCTCGGTTTTACCTTCGCCTTGCCGGCGGCTAGCCTGCTGGCGCGTGTCTGGCCAATGGGGCGCTGGCTGCTGTTTATCCTGGCCGGAGCCATCGCGGTGCTGGCGGCGATGGCGCTGGCCAATGCGCTGCTGCCGATGCCGACGCTGATCGGCGCCAACCGCAGCCTGGCCGGCACCCTCGGGCTGATGGCCTGCGGCAGCCTGGGCGCGCTGTTATTTGCTGTGCTGGTGCGGCGCTCATCGCCTGCGCAATCCTGATTTATCCCTCTGCAAGCAAAAGGCCCGAACCATGTTGAATACATCCCGCGCCCTGTTGTTGCTTGGTCTGCTTGGCAGCAGCCTGGCGCACGCCATGGATTACCGCATCGAAACCGTGACCGCAGGCCTGGAGCATCCCTGGTCGCTGGCCTTCCTGCCGGATGGCCGCATGCTGGTCACCGAACGAGTCGGTCGCCTGCGCATCATCGAGCAGGACGGCAGTCTGAACCCGCAACCTGTCGGCGGAGTGCCCGAGGGGTTTGTCGCGGCCCAGGCCGGGCTGATGGAGGTGCTGCTTGACCCTGAGTTCGCCAGCAATCAGCAGCTTTATCTGAGTTACGCCTACGGCACTGCCCAGGCCAATAACACCCGTCTGAGCAAGGCGCGGCTGGTCGATGGCCAGCTGCAGGACGTGCAGGTGATGTTCAGCGCACAGCCGGCCAAGTCCGGTGCCGCGCATTACGGTGGGCGCATGGCCTGGCTGCCGGACAACAGCCTGGTGCTGACCCTGGGGGATGGTTTCGACTGGCGCGAGCAGGCCCAAGATCCGAGCAACCACCTCGGCAAGATCGTGCGCCTCAACCGTGATGGCAGTATTCCCAAGGACAACCCGCTGGTGGGCCAGGCCGGCGCGGCGGCGGAGATCTACAGCCTGGGCCATCGCAACGTGCAGGGCATCGTCTATGACGCCGCATTGCCGCGTCTATACAGTCATGAGCACGGCCCACGCGGAGGCGACGAGCTGAACCTGATCGAGCCCGGTAACAACTATGGCTGGCCGCTGATTACCTTCGGTGTGGATTACACCGGTGCGCAGATTTCGCCCTACACCGAGCTGCCCGGCTTGCAGCAGCCCTTGCTGCAATGGACGCCCTCGGTCGCACCGTCGAGCCTGACCCAGTACCGCGGTGCATTGTTCCCCGAGTGGCAGGGTGACCTGTTCGCTTCGACCCTGGCCGAACGCAGCGTGCGTCGCATTC
Encoded here:
- a CDS encoding PQQ-dependent sugar dehydrogenase, whose translation is MLNTSRALLLLGLLGSSLAHAMDYRIETVTAGLEHPWSLAFLPDGRMLVTERVGRLRIIEQDGSLNPQPVGGVPEGFVAAQAGLMEVLLDPEFASNQQLYLSYAYGTAQANNTRLSKARLVDGQLQDVQVMFSAQPAKSGAAHYGGRMAWLPDNSLVLTLGDGFDWREQAQDPSNHLGKIVRLNRDGSIPKDNPLVGQAGAAAEIYSLGHRNVQGIVYDAALPRLYSHEHGPRGGDELNLIEPGNNYGWPLITFGVDYTGAQISPYTELPGLQQPLLQWTPSVAPSSLTQYRGALFPEWQGDLFASTLAERSVRRIRLQDGKLAGEEILFEELEERIRDVRAGPDGALYLLTDSADGRLLRVLPSQ